Part of the Arthrobacter globiformis genome is shown below.
GGACGGCTGGGGCGGCCGGCATCCCATCGACTGCCCCATCGTTGTGCTCAGCCATTCGGTCCCGGACGGCTGGCCACGCGACGGCATCCCGTACACCTTTGTCACCACGGGGTTTGCGGATGCAGTCAGGACCGCCACCGCGCTGGCCGGGGACAAGGACGTGTCCCTGGCCGGGCCGGACATCATCCGGCAGGCGATCGACGCCGGGCTCGTGGAGGAGATCCGGGTGAACCTGGCGCGGTGGATCCTCGGCAGCGGCATCAGGTTTTTCGACGACCTCGCGGCGGCCCCGGTAAAGCTGGAGCAGACCGCGGCGGTCCAGGGCGACGCCGTGACCCACCTGTACTACAAGGTCCTCCCCCGCATCTGACCCTTCCATTGGAGTTTTTGTATACGTATCGCGACTTCGAGGCGGTTTAAGTCGCGATATCTGTACAAGGACTCCGGCTCGTTGCGCCTCAGTGGGCCACGCGGGGCGCTATGGCGACCGCGACGGCGGCGATCACCGCGGTCAGCACGAAGACGCCGGCGAACGAGGCCGCCGTCGTCGTAGACGCCGTGAACACAATTCCCGTGGCGGCGAGCGCGAGGGCACCGCCCAGGGAGTCGGAAATAGACATTGCGGAACTGTTGAAGCCTTCCGTGTCCGGCGTGGAAAGTGCCAGTGTCATCACGCTCAGCCTTGGATACGCGAGTCCCATGCCGCCGCCGGCAAGGACCCAGCCGGCAATCGCGACGGCGGCCGGCCAGCCAAACGCGGTCGTCACCAGCGCCAGGGCAATCGCCAGCAGCACCATCACCGAACCGAACCGCACGGCGGCCGGGCTGCCCAGCCGCCCGCCCAGACGGCTCTGGACGCCCGACGCCGCGGCCCAGGCGAGGGCTCCGCCGGTCAGGGTAAGGCCGGCGAACGTTGGCGAGAAGGCGTAGCGCTCCACGAGCAGGTACGGCAGGTACACCTCGGCACCGAAGAATCCGGCCGCAACCAGTCCGCGGATCAGGATCACACTGGGCAGGCCCCGGCGGGCGGTCAGGGTTCCGCGCGGCACCAGCGGCCTGACGGCCAGCAATGCAATCACGACGGCGGCCCCCGCCACGAGCGGTCCGGCCACCGGAAGCCGGGAGGATAGGTTCAGGCCCAGCACCGCAAGCGCTGCCAGGGCAGCCCAGGCCAGCCGCCCCAGCGCCCAGGGCACCTGCCCGCCCGCCGCATCTGCACCGTTCCCGTTCGCGTTGCCATTCCCGTTCGCGTTGCCCGAGCGGACGCCGCGCAGCGCGGGAAGGAGCATCGCCAAGGCAGGGAGTACCAGCACGACGACTCCGAGGAACACCCAGTGCCAGCTCGCCAGCTGGGCAACAAGCCCGGCGGCGAACGGCCCCACGAGAGACGGGATGACCCAGGCGGCGGAGAAGGCGGCGAAGATCTTGGGGTGCAGGACGGCCGGATAGACCCTGGCCACCACGACGTACAGGGCCACGGTCATGGCGCCGCCGCCCAGCCCCTGCACCAGCCGGCCTGCGACCACCGCCCACATGGTGCCGGCCGTGCCCGCGACGAGCAGGCCCAGTGCGAAGACCGCCACGGAGGCGAGCAGCGGGCCGACGGGCCCGCGCCTGTCGGACCAGTTCCCGGCGCCCACCATGCCGATCACGCCGGTGGCCAGCGGGCCCGCGAAGGCGAGCGCGTACAGGCCGGCCCCGCCCAGCTCCCGGCTCACCACGGGCATGATGGTGGTGACGGCGAGGGACTCGAACGCGGCGAGGAACACCAGGGCGCAGGCCCCCACCGTCACCAGCACGTAGGGCCGCTGCAGGATCCCCACACCGACCGGGGCGGAAACGGCAGATCCGTGCATGGTCAGCCCACCAGCTCGGGGGCGCCGGTGGTCACGGCGACAACGTCACCGCTGGCCGTCGAATCGGGGTTGAGCATCCAGCCCACCCGCTTGACCGTCCTCAGCATGACCACGCTCTCCACCAGCTCGATGCCCGGGATGCGCTGCTGAAGTGCCAGCTCCGCGGTCATGACGTCAGCGAGCGACTGCAGCCACATGATGATGACGAAGTTGGTGCGCCCGGTGGTGGAGGCGCTCAGCCGCACGTTCCGGAAGCTGCGGAGCTCCTCGGCCGCCGCTTCATGCTGGCCGGGCGGGACGTTGGCGAACCAGTGGCAGGTGACCGGGAAGCCCGAATACCTCTGCGCAATCTCGCAGCGGAAGGAGAGGACGCCGCTGGCAAGCACCCTGTTCAGCTGGCGCTGCACTGTGGCCGGATGCCGGCCCAACGCCCTGGCGATTTCCGCCGCCGTCGCCCGGCCGTCCGTCGACAGGAACGGCAGGATCGCCAGGTGGCTGGCGGGCAGCGGCTCCCCCACCGCCGCCGAGGGTGCCGACGCTGCGGCTTCGGGACCGGCTAGTGCCCGGAGCGCCTGGAGCTGGCTGCGGTTAAGGACGTTGATGCGCCAGGCGTAGGCCCCGGTATGCAGCCGGGTGGCCAGTGAGGTCTTGTATTTGACCAGCCCCTCGATGCCGTGCAGCTTCGACGCCACAGCGGTGAAGTGCTGCAGGGAGCCGGTGATGACCGTCAGCATCAGGTCCCGGTTGCTCGCTGCCTCCTCCACGGTGACGATCTCGGGCACAGCCGCCAGTGCCCGGGTGACCTCCGCCCGACGGTGGAGCTCGCACTCGACGTCAACGAAGGCGAGGCACATCTTCTGCGGGTCCCCCATCGGATGAGCCGTGACCCAGGCGGCACCGGCGGCGGTGAGGCGCTCCCACCGCGCGGCCAGGGTGGTGGCGTGCACGCCCAGGACCTCCGCGGCCTCGGCCCAGCTCAGCCGCGGTGCGATCTGCAGGGCGTTGATCAGCGCGAGGTCCTCCTCCGTGACGTCCAGCGTTCTTCCCTTCAGTAGGGTCATGCACGAATCCTGCATATTGCCGGGGCTTTTGCATCTTTCCAGCACTTCAGCCGAATGTGAAGCAGGCCACTCCAGGATAGACCCACAGCACCGGACCACCAACGAGGAGAACACGTGCCGATTGCCGCAGACGCCCGCCACATGCAGGAAGACCTTGCCCGGTTCCGCCACAGCCTGCACCGGGAACCCGAAATCGGACTGCAGCTGCCGCGGACCCAGGAAAAGGTACTGAAGGCCCTGGAGGGCCTGCCGTACGAAATCACCCTCGGCAAGGAGACGACGTCGGTCACTGCAGTTCTGCGCGGCGGGGCCATCCGTTCCGACGGATCTTCAGGCACCGCGCCGGCCGTGCTGCTCCGGGCGGACATGGACGGTCTTCCCGTGCAAGAGAAGACCGGCGTCGGATACACCTCCACCGTCGACGGCGCCATGCACGCCTGCGGCCATGACCTCCACACCTCCATGCTCACCGGCGCGGCCACCCTCCTTGCCGAGCGGCGGCACCGGCTGGCGGGCGACGTCGTCCTGATGTTCCAGCCGGGCGAGGAAGGCTTCGACGGCGCGAGCTACATGATCCGCGAAGGCGTCCTGGACGCGCCCGGCCGGCGGGTGGACGCGGCCTACGGCATGCACGTTTTCTCCTCCCTCGAGCCGCACGGAACGTTCTGCACCAAGCCCGGCGTGATGCTCAGCGCCTCGGACGGCCTGGTGGTCACCGTGCTCGGCGCGGGCGGCCACGGCTCCGCCCCGCATTCGGCCAAGGATCCGGTGACTGCCGCAGCCGAGATGGTGACGGCGCTGCAGGTGATGGTCACACGCCAGTTCAACATGTTCGATCCCGTGGTCCTCTCCGTCGGCGTCCTCCACGCGGGCACCAAGCGCAACGTCATCCCGGAAACGGCCCGCATCGAGGCCACCATCCGGACGTTCTCCGAGGAGAACCGGCAGCGGATGATGGATGCCGTCCCGCGGTTGCTCAAGGGCATCGCAGCGGCACACAGCCTCGACGTCAACGTGGACTACCAGCAGGAATACCCCCTCACCATCACCGACCAGGACGAGACGCACACCGCCGAAAACGTCATCACCGAACTGTTCGGCGACTCGAGGCTCTCGCGGTGGGCCACGCCGCTTAGCGGCTCCGAGGATTTCTCCCGGGTCCTGGCCGAGGTGCCCGGCACGTTTGTCGGGCTGAGCGCCGTCCCCCAGGACGCGGACCACGCCACTTCCCCGTTCAACCACTCGCCGTACGCAACGTTCGACGACGGCGTGCTGGCTGACGGTGCCGCGCTCTACGCGGAACTCGCCATCAACCGCCTGGATGCCCTGGCCGCCGCCAGCGCCCGGGTCCCCGCCTCCGTTCCGGCTCTCTAGCCGCCCACTCCAGGGAGACAACCATGACCGCCATCATCAACGCCCAGCGCGAGGGCCGGATCACGACCCGCAAGACCATCATCGGCACCGGCATCGGAAACGCCGTCGAATGGTACGACTGGGCCATCTACGCCACTTTCACCCCCTTCATCGCCAGCCAGCTATTCAGCAAGTCCGACCCCGCTTCAGCCGTGCTGTCCACGCTGGCGATCTTCGCCGTCGGGTTCGTTGCCCGTCCGTTCGGCGGTTTCCTGTTCGGCTGGATCGGTGACCGGGTGGGCCGCAAGGCGTCCATGACGCTCGCCGTCGGCCTGGCGTCGCTGGGCAGCCTCATGATCGGCATCGCCCCCACGTTCGCCAGCGTCGGTGCCTTCGCGTCGTTGATGCTGCTGGTGGCCCGGCTGGTCCAGGGCCTGGCCCACGGCGGCGAGCTGCCGTCGTCGCAGACCTATCTTTCTGAAATGGCACCCAGGGAACACCGCGGCTTCTGGGCCACTCTGATCTACACCTCCGGCACGGTGGGGATCCTGTTCGGAACGCTGCTGGGCGCCGTCCTGAACATGGCACTGACCACGGAGGTCATGAACGCCTGGGGCTGGCGCATCCCGTTCCTGATCGGGGCCGCGATGGGCCTGTACGCACTGATCATGCGGTCGAAGCTCCACGAGACGGACGTGTTCGAAGGCGAAACCACAAAGGAGAAGCGCGCCCCGCTCTGGCCGCAGATTGTCCGGTACCGCAAGCAGGCGCTGCAGGTGATCGGCCTGACCGTGGGCCTCACGGTGATCTACTACATCTGGGGCGTGGTGGCACCCAGCTACGCCACCACCGCGCTGAAGATAGACCGTGGCGAGGCACTCTGGGCCGGCGTCATCGGCAACATCGTGTTCATTGCCGCGCTGCCGTTCTGGGGCAAGCTCTCGGACCGGATCGGCCGCAAGAAGGTGCTGTGGGCCGGCGCAATCGGCTCCGCCGTGATGCACTTCCCGATGACGTGGCTGCTGAAGGATTCCGCCTGGCAGCTGGCCGTGAGCATGTCCGTAATGCTGATCTTCATCGCCGCGAGCGCCGCCATCGTTCCGGCCGTGTACGCCGAGCTGTTTCCCACGAGCATCCGCACCGTGGGCGTGGGCGTGCCGTACTCGATCTGCGTGGCAGTGTTCGGCGGGACGGCGCCCTACCTGCAGCAGTGGCTGGGCACCACCGTCCACATGCCGGACCTGTTCAACGTCTACGCGGTGGTGCTGCTGGCCATCAGCGTGGCGTTCATCTTCACCATCCCCGAGACCAGAGGCAAGGACCTGACTCACTAACCCACCCAACTAGGTAGCAGCAGAGGGCGTTCTGAGCGATCAGACCGCCCTCTGCTGCTACCTACATGGGTCCACTAGCCTCCGATGAACCTGTCGCGTCCCGCCCGGTGGCCGAACACCGCGGCCAGCGTACCCACGGCCAGGAACAGGAGCCCCGCCGCAGCGAAGGACCCGGTGCCCTGGTGCAGCTGACCCACCAGCAGCGTGCCGGTGGAGCCGAGCCCGTAGCCCACCCCCTGCATCATGCCGGAGAGGTGGGCTGCGGTGTGCCCGTCGCGGGTCCGGAGCATGATCATCGTCAGGGCAACGGCGGTGAGGCTTCCCTGGCCCAGTCCCAGCAGGCCCGTCCACACCCAAATCAGCTCAAGCGGGCCGAAGATGCTGAGGGCAAAGCCGCCGCCAGTCATGAGCGCCACCACGGTGTTGATCACCCGTTGGTCGCGAAACCGGGCGGCGAGCGCCGGAGCGAACAGCGAGCCCAGCATCTGCAGCACGATGGACACGGACACAATCAGCCCGGCCGTTCCGCCGTCCACGCCGCGCTCGCGCAGGATCGGCGCGAGCCAGGCGAAGACGCTGAATGACATCATCGCCTGCAGCACCATGAAGATCGTGACCTGCCAGGCCACCGCCGAGCGCCACACGTTCACGCCGTCCCGCACCGCTTTGTGCTGCCCGTGCCGCTGCCGTACGGCCACCGGCAGGAAGAGCAGAAGTACGACGGCGGCCGGTACCGCCCAGAACCACAGCGCCGACGTCCACTGGCCGGTAGCGCTGAAAACGGGGTAGGTGAAGCCGGCGCCCAGGGCGGCGGAGGCACAGATGGCCGTGGTGTAGAGCCCGCCCATCAGGCCGAGCCGGTGCGGAAAGTCCCGCTTCACCAGCCCGGGCAGCAGGACGTTGCACAGTGCAATCCCGGCACCGCACGCGGCCGTCCCGGCAAACAGCACCGGCAGGTGCCCGGCGCCCGCGATCTCGGCCGGCCGCAGGAGCAGACCGGCCGTCAGGACGGCCATGGCGCCCAGCAGGACCCGTTCGGCGCCGAACCGGCGCGCCAGGACCGGAGCCAGCGGCGCGAAAACGCCTAGCAGAGTGACGGGCACCGTAGTCAGCACCACCACCGCCCAGCCGGGCAGGCCGGCGTCGGCGGCTACCTCCGGGAGAACCGCCGAAAAACTGGAGAACACTGTCCTCAGGTTCAGCCCGATCAGCACCAGGCACAGGCCCAGGTACGCCAAGGCCCGGCGGCCAGTTACATGCGTGGGTTCGGCAGCGGGAACGTCGTCGGCTTCTGCGTCCACGAGCGTGTGGTCGTTAACGGCTGGGCGCTGCGGCGGGCTACTGTGTCTGCGTGAATTCCGGGCATCGATCACCCGCCCATTCTTGCAGTCGCGCTGTGCTGACCGGTCCATGGTAGGGAGGCGGTCAACTGCGGTTGCCGCTGATCGAGCTGCACGTCCCTGAGGTGCTCGCCAGGAGCCGTGCCAGGCCGCGGCGCCCGGGTCACCGCGCCCAGAGCGGCCACAGGCGCTCGGCTCGGCGGCGGACCTGGGAGTAAGGCACCTCCGCGCTTTTGGCCTGATCGAAGATGCTCAGCCCCAGCATTGACGTGGCAAGCGCACGGACCGTGTGGAACCGGTTTTCGAAGAGGCTTCGTTCGCTGATCCAGGACACCGCGTCGGCTTCCGGCTTCCACCGTTCCGTGTACGTTTCGGCCGCCTGCGACAACCGGTCCGGCGAACTGCCGGTGTCCCGGATGCACTGATCCAGGACCATGGCTGATTCCATGGCCCCGTTCACTCCCTGTCCGATCGGCGGGTAAGGCGCGGCTGCGTCCCCGATCAGGACTGCTTTCCCGCCATGGAACTGGGAACAGTTCAGGCTGCGTCCGATGTGGTAGCACGTCCGGTTGGCGAAGGCCAATACCTGTACGTCGCCGGCGAAATCAAGAACCCGGGGGCACCGCGTCTGCAGAAATCTGCGTGCCTCCTCCGTTCCAGAGAATCGGATCTTCTCCTTGGTTCCGATGGCACAGAACCATCGGGCCGAGTCCTGCCCGGCATCGCCCCTTATGGCGCCGGCCACGCAGAAGGGCCGGGTCGAAAGTCCGTGGAGATAGTTCTTGTCCAGCCGGTCACCGACGTTATCGAGCTCAATCATCGTGCAGTAGTTGGGAAAGGACCTGGAAGTGACCGTAAACCCGGGAAATCGGGCCTGCAGCGCCGACCGGACCGTGGATCCGGCCCCGTCGGCACCAACAAGCAGGTCGAAAGTCCTGACGTTCGATTCCCCGGATCGGTGCCGGGATTTCAGTGAACCTGCGACTGGGTCGACACCTTCCACGTTGGTTTCGAACTCCATTGCCACCCGGTCTTTATATTGGCCCAGGACCGACATGAGCGCCCGGAGGATGTCGCCCCGCGATCCGGTCCACCCGGGCAATGTCCACTCCTCCGTTCCGCGACCCGGGATCTTGAGCCCCTTAAAACGGAATATGCGGCGGTCGAACTCGGCCACGGCCTCGATGTGGCGGAGTGCCTTTAGCCCATGCCCCGAGATGTCGATGGTGTAGGACCTGTCCGGATTGAACCGCGGTGCAATATCTGGAGGCACGTCGCGCTCGATGACAGTGGCGGACAGCCCGCGCCGGGCAAGGGAAATTGCGAGTACCAGCCCTGCCGGTCCCGCCCCGAGGATGGCTATGGTGCTCGGGGAACTCGCGGGTCCGGAGAGGAATGCAGATGGTTCCATGGCGTTTCCTGAAGCTGCGTTGTTATGCATTCATCCGCCGTCAGGGCGGGAAAACGTCCCTAGGGACGGGCTGCGGCTCATGCGCGTTTCGCTTGGGCGGCAGGCGGAATAGCAACACTGTACGCCGCCCTGCTGCACGGCGTAACTGGCTTAGCCTGCCGAAAGCCGCCGGTATTCTGGAAGGGATGAGCGAATCTCCCGAATCCCCGCAGCCGCCGGCAAATCCGAACCAGCCCCGGCCGGTCACGCCGGGAAGCCAGGCATCCTATGGAACCTACGGTGGACGGCCGGTCAGCTTCGTTCGCCGCGGAACCCGGCTGCAGGGGCGGCGCCAGGCAGCCTGGGAGGAGCACTCCGGCCGCTGGGCCATCGACGTGCCGCGCCATATTGCCAACACCTCGGTCCACCCCGACTACACGTTTGATGCCGAAGCCGAATTCGGGCGCAAGGCTCCGCTGATCGTGGAGATCGGCTCAGGTTTGGGCGATGCCGTCTGCCATGCCGCGGAGGAAAACCCGGGCACGGACTTCCTCGCCGTGGAGGTCTATACCCCCGGCCTGGCCAACACCATGATCAAGATCAACAGCCGTGGCTTGACCAACGTGCGGGTCGTGGAGGCGAACGCTCCCGAGGTCCTGGCCACCATGCTCCCGGCCGGCTCGGTCAGTGAGCTGTGGGTCTTCTTCCCCGACCCCTGGCACAAGTCCCGGCACCATAAGCGCCGCCTGATCCAGCCCGAATTCGCCGAGCTCGCCGCGAAGGCGCTGAAGCCGGGCGGCCTCTGGCGCATCGCCACAGACTGGTCCAACTACGCCGTGCATGTCCGCGACGTCCTCGCCGGGTCGGAGGCGTTCGAAAACCTTCACAACGGCGAGCGCAGCGGTCCCGAGAGTCCCCTCACCCACGTGTGGCAGACCGGCGTCGAGTCGCTGGTGGGCGGCGCGCCGGTCAAGGAGGGACGGGCGCCCGTGAGTACGGAACATACGGGGCCTAACGAGGGCATCGACGAAAGAGGCGGCTGGGCCCCCCGGTTCGAGGGCCGTATACTCACCAGCTTCGAGAGCAAGGCGCACGAAGCCGGCCGGATGATTTTCGACCTCTGCTACCGGCGGGTTTAACCCCGTCCGGGGCATCTGTTCCCCGGCGCCACACCGTGGCACGATAAGCGTGTGGCGGAGTGCCACAGCAGCTCCCGGCGCGGAGGAACGATCATCAAACGAGAACTGAGAAGCGCAGCCGGCAGGGCCGAGGACGTCACGAACTCGAAGCCCCTCGAAATGCTGGCACGCGGTGGATTTGCCGTTAGCGGTGTGCTCCACATTCTGGTGGGGCTCATTGCCTTCGGGCTCGCCCGGGGTCGTGGCGGCCGCGCGGATGTGAGCGGCGCCGTTGCCGAACTTGCCAGCCAGCCGGCCGGGCCACTGCTTCTGTGGTGCAGCTTTGCCGCATGTGTGGCGCTGGCCCTGTGGCAGGCCGGTGATGCGATTTTCGATTTCGAGCGGTTGCCCACTAAGCACAAGGCCGGCAAGAAACTGCAGGCCGCAGCACAGGCTGTCGTGTACGCCGGACTGGCATTCACGCTGGCCGCCTTCGCGCGCGGCGCCGGCAAGGACAACCGGGAATCAACCAGCGACCTCACCGTCAACCTCATAAAGGCGCCGGGCGGTGTCCTGCTCCTGGTGCTGATCGGTGCGGGGGTGACGGTCGTTGGGATCATCTACGCGGTCCGCGGGTTCCAGAAGTCGTTTGAGAAGCACATCAATCTGCCGTCTTCGCCGGACGGGCGCAAGGCCATCACCGCCCTTGGGATGGTGGGCTATGTGGCCAAGGGCGTTGCCCTGTTTGTGACGGGCCTGCTGGTGGTCATCGCCACGGTCACCGTCCATCCCGAGCAGTCGACAGGTCTCGATGGCGGGCTCCGCGCTCTGCGGGAGCAGCCCTACGGTGTGTACGTGCTGGCCGCGGTGGGCGCCGGACTGATCTGCTACGGGGTCTTCATGGTGGTGCGGGCGCGGCTCGCCAGGATGTGAGTCGTCGGGATGGCGCAGGCGTCGGGTCCGTCAGGTGCCCGGCACGGCAATGACGGCAATGGTCTGCTGCCGGTCGTTCCGC
Proteins encoded:
- a CDS encoding dihydrofolate reductase family protein, with amino-acid sequence MAELVAEMTMSLDGFIALPDDSVNGLFDWYGNGPVEVPTARPDMTWHVTEASAMHLRRTMSTAGAMLVGRRIFDLTDGWGGRHPIDCPIVVLSHSVPDGWPRDGIPYTFVTTGFADAVRTATALAGDKDVSLAGPDIIRQAIDAGLVEEIRVNLARWILGSGIRFFDDLAAAPVKLEQTAAVQGDAVTHLYYKVLPRI
- a CDS encoding MFS transporter, encoding MHGSAVSAPVGVGILQRPYVLVTVGACALVFLAAFESLAVTTIMPVVSRELGGAGLYALAFAGPLATGVIGMVGAGNWSDRRGPVGPLLASVAVFALGLLVAGTAGTMWAVVAGRLVQGLGGGAMTVALYVVVARVYPAVLHPKIFAAFSAAWVIPSLVGPFAAGLVAQLASWHWVFLGVVVLVLPALAMLLPALRGVRSGNANGNGNANGNGADAAGGQVPWALGRLAWAALAALAVLGLNLSSRLPVAGPLVAGAAVVIALLAVRPLVPRGTLTARRGLPSVILIRGLVAAGFFGAEVYLPYLLVERYAFSPTFAGLTLTGGALAWAAASGVQSRLGGRLGSPAAVRFGSVMVLLAIALALVTTAFGWPAAVAIAGWVLAGGGMGLAYPRLSVMTLALSTPDTEGFNSSAMSISDSLGGALALAATGIVFTASTTTAASFAGVFVLTAVIAAVAVAIAPRVAH
- a CDS encoding Lrp/AsnC family transcriptional regulator, translating into MTLLKGRTLDVTEEDLALINALQIAPRLSWAEAAEVLGVHATTLAARWERLTAAGAAWVTAHPMGDPQKMCLAFVDVECELHRRAEVTRALAAVPEIVTVEEAASNRDLMLTVITGSLQHFTAVASKLHGIEGLVKYKTSLATRLHTGAYAWRINVLNRSQLQALRALAGPEAAASAPSAAVGEPLPASHLAILPFLSTDGRATAAEIARALGRHPATVQRQLNRVLASGVLSFRCEIAQRYSGFPVTCHWFANVPPGQHEAAAEELRSFRNVRLSASTTGRTNFVIIMWLQSLADVMTAELALQQRIPGIELVESVVMLRTVKRVGWMLNPDSTASGDVVAVTTGAPELVG
- a CDS encoding M20 metallopeptidase family protein, with the translated sequence MPIAADARHMQEDLARFRHSLHREPEIGLQLPRTQEKVLKALEGLPYEITLGKETTSVTAVLRGGAIRSDGSSGTAPAVLLRADMDGLPVQEKTGVGYTSTVDGAMHACGHDLHTSMLTGAATLLAERRHRLAGDVVLMFQPGEEGFDGASYMIREGVLDAPGRRVDAAYGMHVFSSLEPHGTFCTKPGVMLSASDGLVVTVLGAGGHGSAPHSAKDPVTAAAEMVTALQVMVTRQFNMFDPVVLSVGVLHAGTKRNVIPETARIEATIRTFSEENRQRMMDAVPRLLKGIAAAHSLDVNVDYQQEYPLTITDQDETHTAENVITELFGDSRLSRWATPLSGSEDFSRVLAEVPGTFVGLSAVPQDADHATSPFNHSPYATFDDGVLADGAALYAELAINRLDALAAASARVPASVPAL
- a CDS encoding MFS transporter translates to MTAIINAQREGRITTRKTIIGTGIGNAVEWYDWAIYATFTPFIASQLFSKSDPASAVLSTLAIFAVGFVARPFGGFLFGWIGDRVGRKASMTLAVGLASLGSLMIGIAPTFASVGAFASLMLLVARLVQGLAHGGELPSSQTYLSEMAPREHRGFWATLIYTSGTVGILFGTLLGAVLNMALTTEVMNAWGWRIPFLIGAAMGLYALIMRSKLHETDVFEGETTKEKRAPLWPQIVRYRKQALQVIGLTVGLTVIYYIWGVVAPSYATTALKIDRGEALWAGVIGNIVFIAALPFWGKLSDRIGRKKVLWAGAIGSAVMHFPMTWLLKDSAWQLAVSMSVMLIFIAASAAIVPAVYAELFPTSIRTVGVGVPYSICVAVFGGTAPYLQQWLGTTVHMPDLFNVYAVVLLAISVAFIFTIPETRGKDLTH
- a CDS encoding CynX/NimT family MFS transporter: MDRSAQRDCKNGRVIDARNSRRHSSPPQRPAVNDHTLVDAEADDVPAAEPTHVTGRRALAYLGLCLVLIGLNLRTVFSSFSAVLPEVAADAGLPGWAVVVLTTVPVTLLGVFAPLAPVLARRFGAERVLLGAMAVLTAGLLLRPAEIAGAGHLPVLFAGTAACGAGIALCNVLLPGLVKRDFPHRLGLMGGLYTTAICASAALGAGFTYPVFSATGQWTSALWFWAVPAAVVLLLFLPVAVRQRHGQHKAVRDGVNVWRSAVAWQVTIFMVLQAMMSFSVFAWLAPILRERGVDGGTAGLIVSVSIVLQMLGSLFAPALAARFRDQRVINTVVALMTGGGFALSIFGPLELIWVWTGLLGLGQGSLTAVALTMIMLRTRDGHTAAHLSGMMQGVGYGLGSTGTLLVGQLHQGTGSFAAAGLLFLAVGTLAAVFGHRAGRDRFIGG
- a CDS encoding FAD-dependent oxidoreductase encodes the protein MEPSAFLSGPASSPSTIAILGAGPAGLVLAISLARRGLSATVIERDVPPDIAPRFNPDRSYTIDISGHGLKALRHIEAVAEFDRRIFRFKGLKIPGRGTEEWTLPGWTGSRGDILRALMSVLGQYKDRVAMEFETNVEGVDPVAGSLKSRHRSGESNVRTFDLLVGADGAGSTVRSALQARFPGFTVTSRSFPNYCTMIELDNVGDRLDKNYLHGLSTRPFCVAGAIRGDAGQDSARWFCAIGTKEKIRFSGTEEARRFLQTRCPRVLDFAGDVQVLAFANRTCYHIGRSLNCSQFHGGKAVLIGDAAAPYPPIGQGVNGAMESAMVLDQCIRDTGSSPDRLSQAAETYTERWKPEADAVSWISERSLFENRFHTVRALATSMLGLSIFDQAKSAEVPYSQVRRRAERLWPLWAR
- the trmB gene encoding tRNA (guanosine(46)-N7)-methyltransferase TrmB gives rise to the protein MSESPESPQPPANPNQPRPVTPGSQASYGTYGGRPVSFVRRGTRLQGRRQAAWEEHSGRWAIDVPRHIANTSVHPDYTFDAEAEFGRKAPLIVEIGSGLGDAVCHAAEENPGTDFLAVEVYTPGLANTMIKINSRGLTNVRVVEANAPEVLATMLPAGSVSELWVFFPDPWHKSRHHKRRLIQPEFAELAAKALKPGGLWRIATDWSNYAVHVRDVLAGSEAFENLHNGERSGPESPLTHVWQTGVESLVGGAPVKEGRAPVSTEHTGPNEGIDERGGWAPRFEGRILTSFESKAHEAGRMIFDLCYRRV
- a CDS encoding DUF1206 domain-containing protein → MRSAAGRAEDVTNSKPLEMLARGGFAVSGVLHILVGLIAFGLARGRGGRADVSGAVAELASQPAGPLLLWCSFAACVALALWQAGDAIFDFERLPTKHKAGKKLQAAAQAVVYAGLAFTLAAFARGAGKDNRESTSDLTVNLIKAPGGVLLLVLIGAGVTVVGIIYAVRGFQKSFEKHINLPSSPDGRKAITALGMVGYVAKGVALFVTGLLVVIATVTVHPEQSTGLDGGLRALREQPYGVYVLAAVGAGLICYGVFMVVRARLARM